A part of Neodiprion pinetum isolate iyNeoPine1 chromosome 4, iyNeoPine1.2, whole genome shotgun sequence genomic DNA contains:
- the LOC124215946 gene encoding ubiquitin carboxyl-terminal hydrolase MINDY-3 homolog isoform X3, which produces MTEIVARAADSLQPRYCIVRTMGPQGYGTTSMNCENISNKVPDLKSPEENKKNDQHHQETTNSMENRLELEPDIFHSQLRIFTIDNMDELKKYFTDQIDMMKNQFGILLFLYTVVCTKGLAGMQSEMSDPMEPLIDSTYGYGSQSLINLMLTGRAVSHVWDHDQDVGGLKLQGIDKQNSVGFLAFLEHLRYCEVGTFLKAPSHPIWVLGSDTHLTVLFSSERRLVSPETPADQARRVFKKFDPEGNNFISSNLLQDVLAELDLVADTEYVEIMRKKLDSESLGIILLAAFMDEFFPEDPRTCPDTFVLFHYNGLPRSNLENKVTYRRGQAVLLECTVKCILDSNPMLTVLQTKWPSIEVQWDKEQTPSVN; this is translated from the exons ATGACGGAAATAGTAGCACGTGCCGCGGACAGCCTGCAACCTAGATACTGTATAGTTCGAACAATGGGACCGCAAGGGTACGGCACGACATCTATGAATTGTGAAAACATTTCGAACAAGGTACCAGACCTGAAATCTCCTGaggaaaataagaagaatgaCCAACACCACCAGGAGACAACAAACTCAATGGAAAATAGACTGGAGCTAGAAcccgacatttttcattcgcaatTGAG gatATTCACGATTGATAATATGgatgagttgaaaaaatacttcACTGACCAAATTGATATGATGAAAAATCAGTTTGGCATTTTATTATTCCTATACACGGTAGTTTGTACGAAAGGTCTTGCAGGAATGCAATCAGAAATGTCTGACCCCATGGAGCCACTCATAGACTCGACTTACGGCTACGGCAGTCAAAGTTTGATCAACTTAATGCTTACTGGGCGCGCGGTCAGCCACGTATGGGACCATGATCAAGATGTTGGAGGGCTTA AACTTCAAGGTATAGACAAGCAGAACTCGGTTGGTTTTTTAGCCTTTTTAGAGCACCTGAGATATTGCGAAGTTGGAACATTTCTAAAGGCCCCTTCGCATCCGATCTGGGTTCTTGGTTCTGATACACATCTAACTGTACTATTTTCCTCTGAAAGAAGGCTGGTGAGTCCTGAAACACCTGCGGATCAGGCTCGGAGGGTATTCAAGAAGTTTGACCCCGaaggaaataattttatatcatCCAATCTGTTGCAAGATGTCCTTGCCGAACTCGATCTCGTAGCTGACACAGAGTA tGTTGAGataatgaggaaaaaattggaCAGCGAATCTCTAGGAATTATTCTGCTAGCAGCTTTCatggatgaattttttcccgaAGATCCTCGTACTTGTCCTGACACATTTGTGTTGTTCCACTACAACGGTTTGCCACGAAGCAACCTAGAAAACAAAGTCACATATCGGAGAGGACAAGCTGTGCTGCTAGAATGTACAGTCAAATGTATTTTAGATAGCAATCCGATGTTGACGGTATTGCAAACTAAATGGCCGAGTATCGAGGTACAGTGGGACAAAGAACAGACACCCAGTGTCAACtag
- the Eaf gene encoding ell-associated factor Eaf isoform X2 produces MAEKLGLGPEIRELKLGPSFTNKKSTAFHTLKYDFKPASVDVSKMAQVDVGSNNTMTVTVPHLDGAGTPHTVFKGSQRPYHKECVLIIDRVTGEVTLEKLSSNIQVKKTRTEPKSQSFLSIPGQNSNNRPFTPVENKKSPTHGRANGRTKVATGRKKEPMVQLHPKQHSPLQASPYHGKSPPNIPSNSSPVPPSIAQSTLASLPMIGLDNDDFALSSMMTPAQPSHGSAPPRTETPVIREITLEESAPATESDERALSDSSSSSSSSDSSDSDSDAENIPVPMTTNGHANGMSASPSLSMPDNLLKDDLQLSESGSESD; encoded by the exons ATGGCCGAGAAACTTGGCCTCGGCCCTGAGATTCGGGAGCTTAAGCTGGGTCCCAGTTTTACTAACAAGAAGTCGACCGCGTTCCACACACTTAAGT ATGACTTCAAACCAGCCAGTGTGGACGTATCTAAGATGGCACAAGTTGACGTTGGATCGAATAATACCATGACTGTAACTGTGCCACACTTAGATGGTGCTGGAACACCTCATACTGTCTTCAAGGGCTCCCAGCGACCGTATCACAAGGAGTGTGTATTGATAATAGATCGTGTCACAGGGGAAGTAACACTCGAGAAGTTGTCATCGAATATACAAGTGAAAAAAACGCG AACCGAGCCTAAGAGTCAATCATTTCTGAGTATTCCTGGGCAAAACAGCAACAACCGCCCTTTCACGCCGGTTGAAAACAAGAAAAGCCCGACTCACGGTAGGGCCAATGGAAGAACCAAAGTGGCTACcgggagaaagaaagaaccCATGGTTCAGCTACATCCAAAACAACATAGCCCGCTTCAAGCGTCACCTTATCATGGAAAAAGCCCCCCAAACATACCAAGCAACAG TTCTCCTGTGCCGCCTTCCATTGCACAGTCAACTTTGGCCAGTCTTCCAATGATTGGTTTAGACAACGACGACTTTGCTTTGTCTTCTATGATGACGCCCGCTCAACCCTCGCACGGTTCGGCACCACCCAGGACTGAAACTCCAGTTATTCGGGAAATAACTCTGGAGGAAAGCGCTCCTGCTACTGAAAGTGATGAACGAGCTCTCAGCGACTCAAGTTCTAGTAGCTCCAGCTCTGATAGCTCTGACAGTGATTCGGATGCCGAAAACATACCAGTTCCGATGACTACTAATG GACATGCAAACGGCATGTCAGCATCTCCCTCGTTGTCAATGCCTGATAATTTGCTTAAGGATGATCTACAATTGTCTGAATCTGGATCAGAGAGTGactaa
- the Eaf gene encoding ell-associated factor Eaf isoform X1: MAEKLGLGPEIRELKLGPSFTNKKSTAFHTLKYDFKPASVDVSKMAQVDVGSNNTMTVTVPHLDGAGTPHTVFKGSQRPYHKECVLIIDRVTGEVTLEKLSSNIQVKKTRTEPKSQSFLSIPGQNSNNRPFTPVENKKSPTHGRANGRTKVATGRKKEPMVQLHPKQHSPLQASPYHGKSPPNIPSNSSPVPPSIAQSTLASLPMIGLDNDDFALSSMMTPAQPSHGSAPPRTETPVIREITLEESAPATESDERALSDSSSSSSSSDSSDSDSDAENIPVPMTTNACSNSIYLLSGHANGMSASPSLSMPDNLLKDDLQLSESGSESD; the protein is encoded by the exons ATGGCCGAGAAACTTGGCCTCGGCCCTGAGATTCGGGAGCTTAAGCTGGGTCCCAGTTTTACTAACAAGAAGTCGACCGCGTTCCACACACTTAAGT ATGACTTCAAACCAGCCAGTGTGGACGTATCTAAGATGGCACAAGTTGACGTTGGATCGAATAATACCATGACTGTAACTGTGCCACACTTAGATGGTGCTGGAACACCTCATACTGTCTTCAAGGGCTCCCAGCGACCGTATCACAAGGAGTGTGTATTGATAATAGATCGTGTCACAGGGGAAGTAACACTCGAGAAGTTGTCATCGAATATACAAGTGAAAAAAACGCG AACCGAGCCTAAGAGTCAATCATTTCTGAGTATTCCTGGGCAAAACAGCAACAACCGCCCTTTCACGCCGGTTGAAAACAAGAAAAGCCCGACTCACGGTAGGGCCAATGGAAGAACCAAAGTGGCTACcgggagaaagaaagaaccCATGGTTCAGCTACATCCAAAACAACATAGCCCGCTTCAAGCGTCACCTTATCATGGAAAAAGCCCCCCAAACATACCAAGCAACAG TTCTCCTGTGCCGCCTTCCATTGCACAGTCAACTTTGGCCAGTCTTCCAATGATTGGTTTAGACAACGACGACTTTGCTTTGTCTTCTATGATGACGCCCGCTCAACCCTCGCACGGTTCGGCACCACCCAGGACTGAAACTCCAGTTATTCGGGAAATAACTCTGGAGGAAAGCGCTCCTGCTACTGAAAGTGATGAACGAGCTCTCAGCGACTCAAGTTCTAGTAGCTCCAGCTCTGATAGCTCTGACAGTGATTCGGATGCCGAAAACATACCAGTTCCGATGACTACTAATG CTTGTTCAAACTCTATTTATCTACTTTCAGGACATGCAAACGGCATGTCAGCATCTCCCTCGTTGTCAATGCCTGATAATTTGCTTAAGGATGATCTACAATTGTCTGAATCTGGATCAGAGAGTGactaa
- the LOC124215946 gene encoding ubiquitin carboxyl-terminal hydrolase MINDY-3 homolog isoform X2, protein MGSFCQIRRLQTVVSSNDEPTALVQAEGGPCAVIAPVQAFILKELLLESDITSWKEVGTEQCNFLLVKAMTEIVARAADSLQPRYCIVRTMGPQGYGTTSMNCENISNKVPDLKSPEENKKNDQHHQETTNSMENRLELEPDIFHSQLRIFTIDNMDELKKYFTDQIDMMKNQFGILLFLYTVVCTKGLAGMQSEMSDPMEPLIDSTYGYGSQSLINLMLTGRAVSHVWDHDQDVGGLKLQGIDKQNSVGFLAFLEHLRYCEVGTFLKAPSHPIWVLGSDTHLTVLFSSERRLVSPETPADQARRVFKKFDPEGNNFISSNLLQDVLAELDLVADTEYVEIMRKKLDSESLGIILLAAFMDEFFPEDPRTCPDTFVLFHYNGLPRSNLENKVTYRRGQAVLLECTVKCILDSNPMLTVLQTKWPSIEVQWDKEQTPSVN, encoded by the exons ATGGGGTCCTTCTGTCAAATACGACGTCTTCAAACAGTGGTCTCAAG caatgaCGAGCCGACAGCTCTGGTCCAAGCGGAGGGAGGTCCGTGTGCAGTGATAGCACCAGTTCAAGCTTTTATACTGAAAGAATTACTACTAGAAAGCGATATCACTAGTTGGAAAGAGGTCGGAACCGAACAGTGTAACTTCTTGCTGGTAAAGGCAATGACGGAAATAGTAGCACGTGCCGCGGACAGCCTGCAACCTAGATACTGTATAGTTCGAACAATGGGACCGCAAGGGTACGGCACGACATCTATGAATTGTGAAAACATTTCGAACAAGGTACCAGACCTGAAATCTCCTGaggaaaataagaagaatgaCCAACACCACCAGGAGACAACAAACTCAATGGAAAATAGACTGGAGCTAGAAcccgacatttttcattcgcaatTGAG gatATTCACGATTGATAATATGgatgagttgaaaaaatacttcACTGACCAAATTGATATGATGAAAAATCAGTTTGGCATTTTATTATTCCTATACACGGTAGTTTGTACGAAAGGTCTTGCAGGAATGCAATCAGAAATGTCTGACCCCATGGAGCCACTCATAGACTCGACTTACGGCTACGGCAGTCAAAGTTTGATCAACTTAATGCTTACTGGGCGCGCGGTCAGCCACGTATGGGACCATGATCAAGATGTTGGAGGGCTTA AACTTCAAGGTATAGACAAGCAGAACTCGGTTGGTTTTTTAGCCTTTTTAGAGCACCTGAGATATTGCGAAGTTGGAACATTTCTAAAGGCCCCTTCGCATCCGATCTGGGTTCTTGGTTCTGATACACATCTAACTGTACTATTTTCCTCTGAAAGAAGGCTGGTGAGTCCTGAAACACCTGCGGATCAGGCTCGGAGGGTATTCAAGAAGTTTGACCCCGaaggaaataattttatatcatCCAATCTGTTGCAAGATGTCCTTGCCGAACTCGATCTCGTAGCTGACACAGAGTA tGTTGAGataatgaggaaaaaattggaCAGCGAATCTCTAGGAATTATTCTGCTAGCAGCTTTCatggatgaattttttcccgaAGATCCTCGTACTTGTCCTGACACATTTGTGTTGTTCCACTACAACGGTTTGCCACGAAGCAACCTAGAAAACAAAGTCACATATCGGAGAGGACAAGCTGTGCTGCTAGAATGTACAGTCAAATGTATTTTAGATAGCAATCCGATGTTGACGGTATTGCAAACTAAATGGCCGAGTATCGAGGTACAGTGGGACAAAGAACAGACACCCAGTGTCAACtag
- the LOC124215946 gene encoding ubiquitin carboxyl-terminal hydrolase MINDY-3 homolog isoform X1 — protein MAGNLANDTDLVQEIKTLLWGPSVKYDVFKQWSQGFFFSNDEPTALVQAEGGPCAVIAPVQAFILKELLLESDITSWKEVGTEQCNFLLVKAMTEIVARAADSLQPRYCIVRTMGPQGYGTTSMNCENISNKVPDLKSPEENKKNDQHHQETTNSMENRLELEPDIFHSQLRIFTIDNMDELKKYFTDQIDMMKNQFGILLFLYTVVCTKGLAGMQSEMSDPMEPLIDSTYGYGSQSLINLMLTGRAVSHVWDHDQDVGGLKLQGIDKQNSVGFLAFLEHLRYCEVGTFLKAPSHPIWVLGSDTHLTVLFSSERRLVSPETPADQARRVFKKFDPEGNNFISSNLLQDVLAELDLVADTEYVEIMRKKLDSESLGIILLAAFMDEFFPEDPRTCPDTFVLFHYNGLPRSNLENKVTYRRGQAVLLECTVKCILDSNPMLTVLQTKWPSIEVQWDKEQTPSVN, from the exons ATGGCTGGTAATTTAGCTAACGACACAGACCtcgtacaagaaattaaaacactGCTATGGGGTCCTTCTGTCAAATACGACGTCTTCAAACAGTGGTCTCAAG gatttttttttagcaatgaCGAGCCGACAGCTCTGGTCCAAGCGGAGGGAGGTCCGTGTGCAGTGATAGCACCAGTTCAAGCTTTTATACTGAAAGAATTACTACTAGAAAGCGATATCACTAGTTGGAAAGAGGTCGGAACCGAACAGTGTAACTTCTTGCTGGTAAAGGCAATGACGGAAATAGTAGCACGTGCCGCGGACAGCCTGCAACCTAGATACTGTATAGTTCGAACAATGGGACCGCAAGGGTACGGCACGACATCTATGAATTGTGAAAACATTTCGAACAAGGTACCAGACCTGAAATCTCCTGaggaaaataagaagaatgaCCAACACCACCAGGAGACAACAAACTCAATGGAAAATAGACTGGAGCTAGAAcccgacatttttcattcgcaatTGAG gatATTCACGATTGATAATATGgatgagttgaaaaaatacttcACTGACCAAATTGATATGATGAAAAATCAGTTTGGCATTTTATTATTCCTATACACGGTAGTTTGTACGAAAGGTCTTGCAGGAATGCAATCAGAAATGTCTGACCCCATGGAGCCACTCATAGACTCGACTTACGGCTACGGCAGTCAAAGTTTGATCAACTTAATGCTTACTGGGCGCGCGGTCAGCCACGTATGGGACCATGATCAAGATGTTGGAGGGCTTA AACTTCAAGGTATAGACAAGCAGAACTCGGTTGGTTTTTTAGCCTTTTTAGAGCACCTGAGATATTGCGAAGTTGGAACATTTCTAAAGGCCCCTTCGCATCCGATCTGGGTTCTTGGTTCTGATACACATCTAACTGTACTATTTTCCTCTGAAAGAAGGCTGGTGAGTCCTGAAACACCTGCGGATCAGGCTCGGAGGGTATTCAAGAAGTTTGACCCCGaaggaaataattttatatcatCCAATCTGTTGCAAGATGTCCTTGCCGAACTCGATCTCGTAGCTGACACAGAGTA tGTTGAGataatgaggaaaaaattggaCAGCGAATCTCTAGGAATTATTCTGCTAGCAGCTTTCatggatgaattttttcccgaAGATCCTCGTACTTGTCCTGACACATTTGTGTTGTTCCACTACAACGGTTTGCCACGAAGCAACCTAGAAAACAAAGTCACATATCGGAGAGGACAAGCTGTGCTGCTAGAATGTACAGTCAAATGTATTTTAGATAGCAATCCGATGTTGACGGTATTGCAAACTAAATGGCCGAGTATCGAGGTACAGTGGGACAAAGAACAGACACCCAGTGTCAACtag
- the Spase12 gene encoding signal peptidase complex subunit 1: MDFFDSLPTHMDYDGQARAEKLSRVIVTLFGVVGLVWGYAIQQFSQTIYILGAGFVLAGIVTIPPWPMYRRKPLDWQKPQPEVPTKFKKKK; this comes from the exons atgGATTTCTTTGACTCCCTGCCAACACACATG GACTATGACGGGCAAGCCAGGGCAGAAAAACTCTCCAGGGTAATTGTCACATTGTTTGGA GTGGTTGGGCTTGTTTGGGGTTATGCAATACAGCAATTTTCCCAAACTATTTACATTTTGGGGGCAGGTTTTGTTTTGGCTGGCATAGTCACGATTCCGCCATGGCCAATGTATCGTCGCAAGCCTCTAGACTGGCAGAAGCCTCAACCTGAAGTGCCAACAAAGtttaagaagaagaaataa